In the genome of Patescibacteria group bacterium, one region contains:
- a CDS encoding fasciclin domain-containing protein encodes MNSQEQGVMVGGAMMVPSKNIVENAMNANNVKTVVAAVVAAGLAETLSGKGPFTVFAPTDAAFNKLPAGTVETLVQPENKANLTAILTYHVVSGAWKASDIKEGEQMVKTVNGKELKITKKDGKVWVNNAMVEIADVISSNGVTHVIDTVLMP; translated from the coding sequence ATGAATTCACAAGAACAAGGTGTAATGGTGGGAGGAGCTATGATGGTGCCATCAAAGAACATTGTTGAGAACGCTATGAATGCAAACAATGTAAAAACAGTTGTTGCTGCAGTAGTAGCAGCTGGGCTCGCTGAGACATTGTCAGGCAAAGGTCCATTTACCGTTTTTGCACCTACTGACGCTGCTTTTAATAAGCTTCCAGCAGGAACTGTAGAGACATTGGTACAGCCAGAAAACAAGGCAAACCTAACAGCAATTCTTACCTACCATGTAGTATCTGGAGCATGGAAAGCATCAGATATTAAGGAAGGAGAACAAATGGTAAAGACTGTTAATGGCAAGGAGTTAAAAATTACCAAAAAAGATGGTAAAGTATGGGTAAACAATGCAATGGTAGAAATTGCTGACGTTATTTCTTCAAACGGAGTAACTCATGTGATCGATACTGTATTAATGCCATAA
- the msrB gene encoding peptide-methionine (R)-S-oxide reductase MsrB, whose amino-acid sequence MTIYQPNDMPKTEEEWKAKLTPEQYKVLREKGTEAPFTGKLLDEKRDGTYKCTACGNPLFASDAKFESGTGWPSFDQALPGAVKYEHDDKYGMERTEVLCANCNSHLGHVFDDGPETTGKRFCMNSVCLELDPEQKA is encoded by the coding sequence ATGACTATTTATCAACCCAACGATATGCCAAAAACAGAAGAAGAGTGGAAGGCAAAGCTTACTCCAGAGCAATATAAAGTATTACGTGAGAAGGGAACTGAGGCTCCGTTTACAGGGAAACTCTTGGATGAGAAACGAGATGGTACGTACAAGTGTACGGCATGCGGGAATCCTTTGTTTGCTTCTGATGCAAAATTTGAATCGGGAACTGGATGGCCAAGTTTTGATCAGGCACTTCCAGGAGCAGTGAAGTACGAACATGACGATAAATATGGAATGGAGAGAACTGAAGTGCTCTGTGCAAATTGCAACTCGCATTTAGGTCACGTATTTGATGATGGACCAGAGACTACAGGTAAACGATTTTGCATGAACTCTGTGTGTTTGGAACTCGATCCTGAGCAAAAAGCATAA
- the msrA gene encoding peptide-methionine (S)-S-oxide reductase MsrA translates to MTTKTKEIAVFGGGCFWCTEAVFKMLKGVIIVAPGYAGGTTENPSYDQVCGGKTGHAEVIHILFNPTQIQYKDLLTVFFASHDGSTLNRQGNDIGTQYRSIILYTNDEQKKVAEDFISEINTSNQDGKSLVTEVVPLTTFYPAENYHEDYYANHKNEPYCQVIINPKLEKVQKQFQALLKNNEDIVKL, encoded by the coding sequence ATGACAACGAAAACAAAAGAAATTGCAGTGTTTGGTGGAGGATGTTTTTGGTGCACAGAAGCTGTCTTTAAAATGCTCAAAGGAGTAATTATTGTTGCTCCGGGATATGCTGGTGGAACTACCGAAAATCCTTCATATGATCAAGTATGTGGAGGTAAAACAGGACATGCAGAAGTCATTCATATTCTTTTTAATCCTACTCAAATTCAGTATAAAGATTTATTAACAGTCTTTTTTGCATCTCACGATGGGAGCACCCTTAATAGACAGGGTAATGATATTGGTACACAATATCGATCGATAATTTTGTATACTAATGATGAACAGAAAAAGGTTGCTGAGGATTTTATTAGTGAGATAAATACCTCAAATCAAGATGGTAAATCACTGGTAACTGAAGTTGTGCCGCTCACCACTTTTTATCCAGCAGAAAATTATCATGAAGATTATTATGCCAATCATAAGAATGAGCCTTATTGTCAGGTAATAATTAATCCAAAGCTTGAGAAAGTGCAGAAACAGTTTCAAGCATTGCTAAAGAACAACGAAGACATCGTAAAGCTTTAA
- a CDS encoding response regulator codes for MAESRKTVLVLEDERPLLEAIKKKLEITGFDVLSARSVDQAIAYLTDVGNISVIWLDHYLLGKENGLDLVAKLKNNDAWKNIPIFVVSNTATQDKVTSYLKLGVNNYYTKADYRLDQIIEDIKTALDEHSDK; via the coding sequence ATGGCAGAATCACGCAAAACAGTATTGGTACTAGAAGATGAGCGTCCGCTTCTTGAAGCAATAAAAAAGAAACTTGAAATTACAGGTTTTGATGTATTGTCTGCACGTTCTGTAGATCAAGCAATTGCGTATCTCACAGATGTAGGAAATATTTCTGTAATATGGCTTGATCACTATTTGCTCGGTAAAGAAAATGGTTTAGATCTAGTTGCAAAACTTAAGAATAATGATGCGTGGAAAAATATACCAATATTTGTAGTCTCAAATACAGCAACCCAAGATAAAGTAACTTCATACTTGAAATTAGGAGTAAATAATTATTATACAAAAGCAGATTATCGACTCGATCAGATAATAGAGGATATTAAAACAGCATTAGACGAACACAGCGATAAATAG
- a CDS encoding ATP-binding protein: protein MIYSNFISLWKKYIHNGLPQTYSDTEQRHTIFVNAFSIVGILSLSIFGISHIDTLKSMGTLELVFAALLISNIIIFHFQKKPRQAANRALGIMIFVLISLLYSGGIEGTGIYWYFTFPVLAFFLRGTKDGIMWVGALIGITIVASFAQASEIITLAYPLVVIRQMVASLIAVTLLVYFYQSIQENFEKKIINTTKELKELNSYLQEETRIASTNQDQVVKQNTTLQKTKKAMMNLLEDLEESKSNIEKINESLKVKDAELIDAQKIGQIGNYAWDIKTNKFDWSDMMFELHERTPEGGELTPETFTELIHPDDRKVTQENVERAIKTHAPYDNVYRINLKDGSIRWLRTQGKVVVDEHNNPIKLLGTTQNITKEREIDRAKTEFVSLASHQLRTPLSTINWYAEMLLAGDAGKLTPDQTQYIQEIYTGNQRMVELVNALLNVSRIDLGTFAVEPEPTDITKISESLLTELIPMIKTREVMVDKKYAENIPLISLDPKLIRIVLQNLLTNAIKYTPPKGNVTIDISNNKSSLQIKVADTGYGIPKAQQSKIFSKLFRADNVREKETDGTGLGLYIVKSIIEQSGGKISFKSEENKGTVFTVTLPLKGMKKKEGVKGLS, encoded by the coding sequence ATGATATATAGCAATTTCATATCTTTGTGGAAAAAATATATCCACAATGGATTGCCACAAACATATAGTGACACCGAACAGCGTCATACTATCTTTGTAAATGCTTTTTCTATTGTAGGAATACTTTCACTTTCTATATTTGGTATAAGCCACATAGATACTCTAAAAAGTATGGGTACACTAGAGTTAGTATTTGCCGCGCTTCTAATATCTAATATAATTATTTTTCATTTCCAGAAAAAACCTCGACAAGCAGCAAATCGTGCACTTGGAATTATGATATTTGTCTTGATATCACTACTTTATTCAGGAGGTATTGAGGGTACTGGAATATATTGGTATTTCACGTTTCCAGTTTTAGCATTTTTTCTACGAGGTACAAAGGACGGCATTATGTGGGTTGGTGCGTTGATAGGTATTACTATAGTAGCTTCATTTGCTCAAGCAAGTGAAATTATTACACTTGCATATCCACTTGTCGTTATCCGACAGATGGTAGCAAGTTTAATTGCAGTGACATTGCTTGTCTATTTTTATCAAAGCATTCAGGAAAATTTTGAGAAAAAAATAATTAATACAACTAAAGAACTGAAAGAATTAAATTCGTATTTACAGGAAGAGACCCGAATAGCTTCAACAAATCAAGATCAGGTAGTAAAGCAAAACACAACATTACAGAAGACTAAGAAAGCTATGATGAATCTTTTGGAGGATTTAGAAGAGTCAAAGTCTAATATTGAGAAAATAAATGAATCTCTCAAAGTGAAAGATGCAGAACTCATTGATGCTCAAAAGATTGGTCAGATTGGAAACTATGCATGGGATATTAAGACAAATAAATTTGATTGGTCGGATATGATGTTTGAGCTTCATGAACGTACACCTGAGGGGGGAGAATTAACACCAGAGACATTCACAGAGCTTATTCACCCAGATGATCGAAAGGTTACTCAAGAAAATGTAGAAAGAGCTATTAAGACTCACGCTCCTTATGACAATGTGTATCGAATCAATCTAAAAGATGGCAGTATACGTTGGCTCCGAACACAGGGTAAAGTTGTGGTTGATGAACATAATAATCCAATCAAGCTTTTAGGAACTACCCAGAATATTACTAAAGAGAGAGAGATCGATCGTGCAAAAACAGAATTCGTATCTCTTGCATCACATCAATTACGAACTCCACTTTCTACTATTAATTGGTATGCTGAAATGCTTCTTGCGGGAGATGCTGGAAAATTAACTCCAGATCAAACTCAATATATTCAAGAAATATATACAGGTAACCAACGTATGGTTGAACTAGTAAATGCATTACTCAATGTTTCTCGAATTGATTTGGGGACTTTTGCTGTCGAGCCAGAACCAACAGATATTACAAAAATATCTGAAAGTCTTCTTACTGAGCTTATCCCGATGATAAAAACACGGGAAGTAATGGTGGATAAAAAATACGCAGAGAATATTCCGTTGATAAGTCTAGATCCAAAGTTAATTCGCATTGTGCTACAAAATTTGCTTACCAATGCAATCAAATATACGCCACCAAAAGGTAATGTAACTATTGATATTTCAAACAATAAATCTTCTTTGCAAATCAAAGTAGCTGATACAGGATACGGTATTCCAAAAGCGCAGCAATCGAAGATTTTTAGCAAACTATTTAGAGCAGATAATGTTCGAGAAAAAGAAACAGATGGTACCGGACTTGGGCTTTATATAGTAAAATCAATTATTGAACAATCAGGTGGTAAGATTAGTTTTAAGTCAGAAGAAAATAAAGGAACAGTATTTACCGTTACATTACCACTTAAGGGTATGAAAAAGAAAGAAGGAGTCAAAGGATTATCATAA
- a CDS encoding cache domain-containing protein gives MNKRTLFIIITVSVIVLIIIGGMISSNYIKNKITDNLITDYGEQEKLIASQVAQTIEIEILSLEKQLYFISELPEIKYGDTDECNAKLDQIKEGGKTKLGNLGRVDADGTFKCSVNRALVGTEASKLGPYITKIFEDPLHEPVMSRSIKPAGATSFLVAVHVPVFGDEKEFLGTLGGAIYLNDIQQQYISNVQFAKDGFINLYDDDGSILYNYKTELIGKNIASPEFQSLVTNGTPPEKTIADIKAGVSKVTRFGFDSQEKVGASAPVNLSPERKWRVSVSVPIATIKEDLAAIHIDSLIRQLTFYITMIVGVFGIILWWIIDRKVFIPIKIVTKTLEKMGAGDTSAKVPFSGNDEIGTLAAVFNSMSEKINAANITLEKKVKERTEEIEKINVSLRDRSAELELLNNVMLDRELKMSDLKKEIAKYKKQ, from the coding sequence ATGAACAAACGTACGCTCTTTATTATAATAACAGTAAGTGTCATAGTCCTTATTATTATTGGTGGAATGATTTCATCAAATTATATAAAGAATAAGATTACTGATAATCTCATTACTGATTATGGTGAACAGGAAAAACTAATTGCAAGTCAGGTTGCTCAAACAATTGAAATTGAAATCCTTTCACTTGAAAAACAACTTTATTTTATTTCTGAGTTGCCTGAAATTAAATATGGAGATACCGATGAGTGTAATGCAAAACTTGATCAAATTAAGGAAGGAGGTAAGACCAAACTCGGAAACTTGGGACGAGTGGATGCAGACGGCACTTTTAAGTGTTCAGTAAACAGAGCACTTGTTGGAACAGAAGCTTCTAAATTGGGCCCATACATAACCAAAATTTTTGAAGATCCTCTTCATGAGCCTGTTATGAGCCGATCTATAAAACCAGCTGGAGCAACAAGCTTTCTCGTTGCTGTGCATGTACCTGTTTTTGGTGACGAAAAAGAATTCCTAGGAACTCTAGGAGGGGCTATTTATCTAAATGACATTCAGCAGCAATATATTTCAAATGTTCAATTTGCAAAAGATGGGTTTATAAACTTGTATGATGATGATGGTTCTATTTTATACAACTATAAAACAGAACTGATTGGAAAAAATATTGCATCTCCAGAATTTCAAAGCTTGGTTACAAATGGTACACCTCCTGAAAAAACAATTGCCGATATAAAAGCAGGGGTATCAAAAGTTACAAGATTTGGTTTTGATTCTCAAGAAAAAGTGGGAGCCTCTGCGCCAGTTAATCTCTCTCCTGAAAGAAAATGGCGTGTTTCTGTATCTGTACCTATCGCAACAATCAAAGAAGATTTGGCTGCTATTCATATTGATTCGCTTATACGACAACTTACATTCTATATTACGATGATCGTAGGAGTGTTTGGAATCATTCTGTGGTGGATTATTGATCGAAAAGTATTTATTCCAATAAAGATTGTTACTAAGACTCTTGAAAAAATGGGTGCTGGGGATACATCTGCAAAAGTGCCGTTTAGTGGTAATGATGAAATCGGTACGTTAGCAGCTGTGTTTAATAGTATGTCTGAAAAGATTAATGCTGCAAATATCACTCTAGAAAAGAAAGTTAAGGAACGAACTGAAGAAATAGAAAAGATTAATGTTTCGTTGCGTGATAGAAGTGCCGAGTTGGAGCTATTGAATAATGTTATGCTCGATCGTGAATTAAAAATGTCTGATTTGAAGAAGGAAATAGCAAAATATAAAAAGCAATGA
- a CDS encoding GspE/PulE family protein — MRLDEANVKYILLKQNYISVDDATKAELNAKKENISFIDYLIREQYLSRDLLGQAIAESYGIEFVAITPQNVPKEYINLIPEPIARHSHIVVIAKEDNQITIATDNPKDLDPMVVSRIFPGAKIKYAYTFSENIENIILKSQKKLEVRFAEILKQKTVAPSIIEEILADAMSFQVSDIHFEPGETIVRVRFRIDGMLEQVAEIPKDAYANVLRVVKLRANLSTDEHTASQDGAIRLKHNDRNVDLRISIVPTIDGEKIVIRLLSEYVKNLSTTELGLSSEDQALIMKIAKNPFGLILTVGPTGSGKTTTLYSILKMLNRPDVNVTTIEDPVEYKIPGVNHIQVNENSHLTFAQGLRSIVRQDPNIILVGEIRDKETAEIAANAALTGHLVLSSFHANDAATAFPRLLDMGIEPFLLSSTLEIVIGQRLVRKICDACRYSYVSTHQELTKIIDNPERYFSNESVTLYRGKGCALCNSTGFKGRIAVFEIVYTTPELQSLILKSPSTQEVWKMAKSQGAHSMFDDGLIKVKNGITTLEELLRVVAPAKENIYNQEL; from the coding sequence ATGAGATTAGATGAGGCAAATGTAAAGTATATTCTTTTAAAGCAAAACTATATCTCAGTTGATGATGCTACTAAAGCTGAATTAAATGCAAAAAAAGAAAATATTTCCTTCATAGATTACCTTATCCGTGAACAATATCTTTCAAGAGATTTGCTCGGACAAGCCATTGCAGAATCATATGGTATTGAATTTGTTGCTATAACTCCTCAGAATGTTCCTAAAGAGTATATAAATCTTATACCGGAACCTATTGCTCGACATTCACATATTGTAGTAATCGCAAAAGAGGATAATCAGATTACTATTGCTACAGATAATCCAAAGGATCTAGATCCTATGGTTGTTAGCCGTATTTTTCCCGGAGCAAAAATAAAATATGCATACACTTTTAGTGAAAACATAGAGAATATTATTTTAAAATCTCAGAAAAAGCTTGAAGTACGATTTGCAGAGATTCTTAAGCAAAAGACGGTTGCTCCAAGTATCATAGAAGAAATTTTAGCCGATGCTATGTCATTTCAGGTATCAGATATTCACTTTGAACCTGGAGAAACTATTGTACGAGTGCGATTCCGTATAGATGGAATGCTTGAACAAGTAGCTGAGATCCCTAAGGACGCATATGCAAATGTACTTCGTGTTGTAAAACTTCGAGCAAATCTATCGACAGATGAACATACTGCATCACAAGATGGGGCTATTCGATTAAAGCATAATGATCGGAATGTAGACCTACGTATTTCTATTGTGCCAACTATTGATGGAGAAAAGATAGTTATTCGTTTGTTGTCTGAATATGTAAAGAATCTTTCAACTACAGAACTGGGTCTTTCGTCTGAGGATCAGGCGCTCATCATGAAGATTGCAAAAAATCCGTTCGGACTTATTTTGACAGTTGGTCCCACTGGATCTGGAAAAACGACAACGCTCTATAGTATTTTAAAAATGCTCAATAGACCTGATGTAAACGTTACAACTATCGAAGATCCTGTTGAATATAAAATCCCAGGTGTAAATCATATTCAGGTAAATGAGAATAGTCACCTAACATTTGCTCAGGGGTTGCGATCAATTGTTCGACAAGATCCAAACATTATTTTGGTGGGAGAAATTAGAGATAAAGAAACAGCAGAAATAGCTGCAAACGCAGCACTTACTGGTCACTTAGTATTGTCATCCTTTCATGCAAATGATGCTGCTACGGCCTTTCCACGCCTTTTAGATATGGGTATAGAGCCATTCTTACTTTCTTCAACACTTGAAATTGTAATTGGACAAAGATTAGTTCGGAAAATTTGTGATGCATGTAGATATAGCTATGTAAGTACTCATCAAGAGCTTACTAAAATTATTGATAATCCAGAAAGATATTTCTCAAATGAATCAGTAACACTTTATAGAGGGAAGGGATGTGCACTGTGTAATTCAACAGGCTTTAAGGGAAGAATAGCTGTATTTGAAATAGTATATACAACACCAGAATTGCAGAGTCTTATTTTAAAGAGTCCATCTACTCAAGAAGTCTGGAAAATGGCTAAGTCACAAGGAGCTCATTCAATGTTTGATGACGGATTGATTAAGGTTAAAAATGGAATTACTACTTTAGAAGAACTATTACGCGTAGTTGCACCAGCAAAAGAGAATATTTATAACCAAGAATTGTAA
- a CDS encoding response regulator, producing the protein MSELKKKILVVEDEKPMAHALELKLKSSGFDADVAHDGEAALEHILTNSYDLVLLDLVIPKKDGFGVLAELKEKGNTTPIFVTSNLSQQEDEKKARELGAQGYLIKSNTPLLKIIETIKEFLHVV; encoded by the coding sequence ATGTCAGAACTAAAGAAAAAAATACTTGTTGTGGAAGATGAGAAGCCAATGGCTCATGCTCTTGAATTAAAATTAAAAAGCTCTGGATTTGATGCCGATGTTGCCCATGATGGAGAAGCCGCGTTAGAGCATATTCTTACAAATTCATATGATCTTGTATTGCTCGATCTTGTTATTCCAAAAAAAGATGGATTTGGAGTACTTGCTGAACTTAAGGAAAAGGGTAACACTACTCCTATTTTTGTAACTTCAAATTTAAGTCAGCAGGAAGATGAGAAAAAAGCCAGAGAATTGGGAGCGCAGGGGTATCTTATCAAATCAAACACGCCATTATTAAAAATAATAGAAACAATCAAAGAGTTTCTTCATGTAGTGTAA
- a CDS encoding DEAD/DEAH box helicase, which yields MYQKNSQSSSPRKSVGGGNYSDRRIGGYQKPGFSKPGYSGSSQRSSGYSSAPRTGGYSSRPQSGSRFSRPPQRFGNGGGQRRGRPNMGQYIDPNKFINKAVITEQVEHFVPEHTFQDFKIHDVLKTSITKKGYVQPTPIQDRSIPHILRGADIVGIANTGTGKTAAFLIPLIHKVLLNPNEKVIIIAPTRELAQQIDQEFRGFSFGLKMFSVCAVGGAHIGRQINDLRRSHNFLIGTPGRLKDLIQRKFIDLSKFQTIVLDEADRMLDMGFINDMKFIMAGMPKQRHTLFFSATLSPDIEKLIQDFLKEPVKISVKTQDTSKNVDQDVIRLKPGEMKIDVLQSLLKLPEFNKVLIFGRTKHGVEKLSKVLEERGIRAESIHGDKNQSRRQKALALFKENKVQALVATDVAARGLDINGVSHVINFDIPATYEDYVHRIGRTGRGGKKGIALTFLDN from the coding sequence ATGTATCAAAAAAATTCACAAAGTTCTTCTCCACGAAAAAGTGTAGGAGGAGGAAATTATAGTGACCGTCGAATTGGCGGTTACCAAAAGCCAGGTTTTTCAAAACCAGGTTATTCTGGATCTTCACAGCGAAGTTCTGGATATTCATCAGCTCCACGAACTGGAGGCTATTCATCACGACCACAAAGTGGATCTCGATTTTCTCGACCCCCACAGCGATTTGGTAATGGAGGAGGTCAACGACGTGGCCGTCCAAATATGGGTCAATATATTGATCCTAATAAATTTATCAACAAAGCAGTAATTACCGAACAGGTAGAACACTTTGTCCCTGAACACACATTCCAGGATTTTAAAATCCACGATGTACTTAAAACTTCTATTACAAAGAAGGGGTATGTACAGCCAACACCTATTCAGGACCGATCAATCCCACATATTCTTCGAGGTGCTGATATCGTAGGTATTGCAAACACTGGTACTGGTAAAACAGCAGCGTTTCTTATTCCACTTATTCACAAAGTACTTTTAAATCCTAACGAGAAAGTAATTATTATTGCTCCCACACGAGAGCTTGCTCAGCAAATTGATCAAGAATTTCGAGGGTTCTCATTTGGACTCAAAATGTTTTCAGTATGTGCAGTGGGAGGTGCTCACATTGGCCGACAGATCAATGATCTTCGCCGAAGTCACAACTTCCTTATTGGTACACCAGGACGACTTAAAGATTTGATCCAAAGAAAATTCATCGATCTATCTAAGTTTCAGACTATTGTGCTTGATGAAGCTGATCGAATGTTGGACATGGGATTCATCAACGACATGAAATTTATCATGGCCGGAATGCCAAAACAGCGACATACACTCTTCTTCTCAGCTACACTTTCACCTGATATTGAAAAGCTTATCCAGGATTTCTTAAAAGAGCCTGTTAAGATTTCAGTTAAAACTCAGGATACATCAAAGAACGTTGATCAAGACGTTATTCGATTGAAACCAGGAGAAATGAAGATCGATGTACTCCAGTCACTCTTAAAGTTACCAGAATTTAACAAAGTTCTTATTTTCGGCCGTACAAAACACGGAGTAGAAAAGCTCTCAAAGGTACTTGAAGAACGAGGTATTCGTGCAGAATCAATTCACGGAGATAAAAATCAGTCTCGACGACAGAAAGCCCTTGCTCTCTTTAAAGAAAATAAAGTTCAGGCTCTTGTTGCAACTGATGTTGCTGCTCGAGGTCTTGATATCAACGGTGTATCACATGTGATCAACTTCGATATTCCTGCAACCTATGAAGATTATGTTCACCGAATTGGACGAACAGGACGAGGAGGAAAGAAGGGAATTGCACTTACATTCTTAGATAACTAG
- a CDS encoding RNA-binding protein, producing MASRLYVGGLSYGTTEAAFEQEFSKAGSVKSAKIIIDKMSGKSKGFGFVEYSTDEEAQAAINMFNGQEFEGRTLTVNEARPQEPRTGGGGGNGGWRN from the coding sequence ATGGCATCAAGACTCTACGTTGGAGGCCTTTCATACGGCACAACAGAAGCTGCATTTGAACAAGAATTTTCAAAGGCAGGATCAGTAAAATCAGCTAAGATTATCATTGACAAAATGTCAGGAAAATCAAAGGGATTCGGATTCGTTGAATATTCAACAGATGAAGAAGCTCAGGCTGCTATCAACATGTTTAACGGTCAGGAATTCGAAGGACGAACTCTTACTGTTAACGAAGCTCGACCACAAGAACCACGAACAGGTGGAGGAGGTGGAAACGGCGGTTGGAGAAACTAA
- a CDS encoding metallophosphoesterase — MIPSFILFFATLLSLLFAVHYVAYKTLVSIFVLTNVQLVLWLKVIFILLTLSFIVSSILTRNYDTFLTRLFYTMSVVWLGFLLYLFLAGVIYGLIVYVSLYLIPSIPALLIGRVLIVIAVLVGVYGLLNARDIKTTEVTMWLPNLPDSWKGRKAVFISDVHLGQVNGVKFSRKVVNKIQEINPDLILNAGDFYDGPKVDPVSVAKPFSELRPPLGHFYVAGNHEEYGDTPGFMAAVKSFGFTVLNNEKVEVDGLQIAGVDYVTTTKQAEFERILKDIKLEEDKPSLLIKHVPLNLETAEEAGVDLQVSGHTHRAQVFPLSLITKAVYKGYDYGLKPLGALQVLVTSGAGTWGPPLRVGTKSEIVVITFK, encoded by the coding sequence ATGATTCCGTCATTTATATTGTTTTTTGCGACACTGCTATCACTACTCTTTGCGGTTCACTACGTAGCATACAAAACGCTCGTTTCTATTTTTGTGCTCACAAATGTTCAGCTAGTATTGTGGCTTAAAGTAATATTTATTCTCCTCACACTTAGTTTTATAGTTTCTTCTATTCTCACTAGAAATTATGATACATTTTTGACTCGATTGTTTTATACAATGTCTGTAGTGTGGTTGGGCTTTTTATTGTATCTATTTTTAGCGGGAGTTATCTATGGACTTATTGTGTATGTTTCTCTTTATTTAATCCCATCTATCCCAGCGTTGCTCATTGGTAGAGTATTAATTGTGATTGCCGTGCTCGTAGGCGTTTACGGCCTACTTAATGCAAGAGACATCAAAACTACTGAAGTTACTATGTGGTTGCCTAATCTTCCAGATTCATGGAAGGGAAGAAAAGCTGTCTTTATCTCTGATGTGCACTTGGGTCAAGTAAACGGAGTAAAATTTTCTCGAAAAGTAGTAAATAAAATTCAGGAAATTAATCCAGATTTGATCTTAAATGCAGGCGACTTTTATGATGGACCCAAAGTTGACCCAGTTTCTGTTGCTAAACCTTTTTCAGAACTAAGGCCACCTCTTGGTCATTTTTATGTAGCAGGAAATCATGAAGAATATGGTGACACTCCAGGATTTATGGCAGCAGTAAAAAGCTTTGGCTTCACTGTGCTTAATAATGAAAAAGTAGAAGTTGATGGCTTACAAATTGCAGGAGTTGATTATGTAACTACTACTAAACAGGCTGAGTTCGAGAGAATACTTAAAGATATTAAGCTTGAAGAAGATAAACCAAGCTTACTTATTAAACATGTACCTCTAAACCTTGAGACTGCAGAAGAAGCAGGAGTAGATCTCCAGGTTTCTGGACATACTCATAGAGCACAGGTTTTTCCACTTAGTCTTATTACAAAAGCCGTATATAAGGGCTATGACTATGGTCTTAAGCCTCTAGGAGCCCTTCAGGTGCTCGTAACCTCAGGAGCTGGTACATGGGGACCACCATTACGTGTGGGCACAAAGAGTGAGATAGTAGTAATAACCTTTAAATAA